From Microthrixaceae bacterium, a single genomic window includes:
- a CDS encoding M48 family metalloprotease has translation MNEEAKRTRRRTAALVIVFIVSASAITWALLLLAGFDGVKVPMVALLVAADAAGLAWLAADRVVVRFSRARVADEVTYARLHNIVDGLCIAGGLPKPSIRLIVDDAPNAMAAGRSHRHATLAVTTGLLERLDRLELEAVVAHELCRIKNNDVQVATLAVCLLGPLALLSDMLIRLAWWNGGRHGHQERQDGAARPIALLGFALLVFAPVVSRMMHLAVSRSTEIEADAAAVAMTRYPPGLISALEKMSGEPTVVHAAGRSTAHLWLAAPLAVTDEQGHLAQWNVMYDTHPPLEHRIEALREL, from the coding sequence GTGAACGAAGAGGCGAAACGGACCCGCCGCCGCACCGCGGCGTTGGTCATCGTGTTCATAGTGAGCGCGAGCGCCATCACTTGGGCGCTACTGCTCCTGGCCGGATTCGACGGGGTGAAGGTGCCGATGGTGGCCCTGCTAGTCGCAGCCGATGCCGCTGGGTTGGCGTGGCTAGCAGCCGATCGAGTCGTGGTCCGATTCAGTCGAGCTCGAGTGGCCGATGAGGTCACCTACGCCCGGCTCCACAACATCGTGGACGGTCTGTGCATCGCCGGCGGTCTGCCCAAACCGTCGATCCGGCTGATAGTCGACGACGCCCCCAACGCCATGGCCGCGGGTAGAAGCCATCGCCACGCCACGCTCGCGGTGACCACCGGGTTGCTCGAACGGCTCGACCGGCTGGAGTTGGAAGCGGTTGTGGCCCACGAGCTGTGCCGGATCAAGAACAACGATGTGCAGGTGGCCACTCTGGCTGTCTGCCTGCTCGGCCCGCTGGCGCTGCTGTCGGACATGTTGATCCGACTGGCGTGGTGGAACGGTGGTCGACACGGTCACCAAGAACGCCAAGACGGTGCCGCCCGTCCCATTGCCCTCCTCGGATTCGCCCTGTTGGTGTTTGCCCCCGTCGTGTCGCGAATGATGCACCTCGCGGTCAGTCGAAGCACGGAGATAGAAGCCGACGCGGCCGCGGTGGCGATGACCAGGTACCCACCCGGGCTCATATCGGCGTTGGAGAAGATGAGCGGAGAGCCGACGGTGGTGCATGCCGCGGGGCGTTCCACCGCTCACCTTTGGTTGGCGGCTCCGCTGGCCGTCACCGATGAGCAAGGACACCTCGCCCAGTGGAACGTGATGTATGACACCCATCCGCCGTTGGAGCACCGCATCGAGGCCCTCCGCGAGCTCTGA
- a CDS encoding LemA family protein produces the protein MIPVVIAVVVIIALLVLLDVYFYKSLVGVRAEVDAAWAALEQAQASSDPGQVATAAKVYNASVAVYNTKIETVPWSAIARRFKFESRKPFAAGGEPSATTGPNDY, from the coding sequence GTGATTCCCGTCGTCATCGCCGTGGTCGTGATCATCGCCCTGCTGGTGCTTCTCGACGTCTACTTCTACAAGAGCCTGGTGGGCGTGCGGGCTGAAGTCGACGCCGCGTGGGCAGCCCTGGAGCAGGCCCAGGCCAGCTCGGACCCCGGCCAGGTCGCCACCGCGGCCAAGGTCTACAACGCCTCGGTCGCGGTCTACAACACCAAGATCGAGACCGTTCCCTGGTCGGCCATAGCTCGTCGATTCAAGTTCGAGAGCCGCAAGCCGTTCGCCGCTGGCGGCGAACCGAGCGCTACGACCGGCCCCAACGACTACTGA
- a CDS encoding glycosyltransferase family 4 protein, translating to MRVGLVCPYSISVPGGVQEQVLGLARALRSQGHMARVLAPSDGPPPDGWVTPLGNSVPTAANGSIAPIAPDPSAQLRLIRAVRDEGFDVLHIHEPMVPGPCMTACLIKPAPIVATFHAAGNHASYQFLNPALRWLAERIDVRATVSAEAEALATTHLGGTYERLFNGIEIDRFTDVDPWPTEGPTVFFLGRHEERKGLDVLLDALPGLPEHIRIWIGSDGPDTERLKVRHAGDPRIEWLGRLSDLDKRRRLAAATVFCAPSLHGESFGVVLLEAMAASTAIVASNLSGYRLVARSDRDALLVEPGDANALGAAITRVLIDSDLRESLVSSGRDRAVEFSMDSLASHYVELYRQVTTPTAQPRGWRSTRGNRSSTR from the coding sequence GTGCGGGTCGGACTTGTTTGCCCGTACAGCATCAGCGTTCCCGGAGGCGTGCAGGAACAGGTGCTCGGCCTGGCCCGAGCTCTTCGATCACAAGGTCACATGGCCCGCGTTCTCGCTCCGTCGGATGGACCTCCCCCCGATGGATGGGTCACCCCGCTGGGCAACAGCGTCCCCACCGCGGCCAACGGTTCGATTGCCCCGATCGCACCGGATCCATCAGCCCAACTCCGGCTTATCCGAGCTGTACGAGACGAAGGTTTCGATGTTCTTCACATCCACGAACCGATGGTTCCTGGCCCGTGCATGACCGCGTGCCTCATCAAGCCCGCTCCCATCGTCGCCACGTTCCACGCCGCCGGTAACCACGCGTCGTACCAGTTCCTCAACCCGGCCCTGCGTTGGTTGGCCGAGCGCATCGACGTGCGGGCCACCGTGTCTGCTGAGGCTGAGGCGCTGGCCACCACCCACCTCGGCGGAACCTACGAGCGTCTGTTCAACGGCATCGAGATAGATCGCTTCACCGACGTGGACCCGTGGCCCACCGAGGGTCCGACCGTGTTCTTCCTAGGGCGCCACGAGGAGCGCAAAGGGTTGGATGTGCTCCTGGACGCGCTGCCCGGTCTACCCGAGCACATCAGAATCTGGATCGGATCCGACGGACCCGACACCGAACGGCTCAAGGTTCGACACGCCGGAGACCCGAGGATCGAATGGCTCGGTCGTCTCAGTGACCTCGACAAGCGGCGCCGCTTGGCTGCCGCCACGGTGTTCTGCGCTCCGTCGCTGCACGGCGAGTCCTTCGGCGTGGTCCTGTTGGAGGCCATGGCCGCCAGCACCGCCATCGTGGCGTCAAACCTGAGCGGCTACAGGCTGGTGGCCCGTTCGGACCGAGATGCCCTGCTGGTGGAGCCCGGCGACGCCAATGCCCTCGGCGCCGCCATCACCCGAGTGCTGATCGACTCGGACCTGAGAGAAAGCCTCGTGTCCTCTGGTCGAGATCGAGCCGTGGAGTTCTCGATGGACAGCCTCGCATCCCACTACGTCGAGCTCTACCGGCAGGTCACCACCCCCACGGCCCAACCCCGGGGTTGGCGATCGACGCGCGGTAATCGGTCCTCCACCAGATGA